From a single Nicotiana tomentosiformis chromosome 2, ASM39032v3, whole genome shotgun sequence genomic region:
- the LOC104101791 gene encoding protein FANTASTIC FOUR 3 has translation MSPPQELVEENEDVSNWSFMQMLNNSSSYQKNRSDTKEEVYIHLSTKLSSSSIMNTGSLEMCTEILGSETGSIYISESNMDEFISDISRGVQRSKCREFKKRIKRTVTFPPPLTSISGMDRVQVRSYREGERLVLRAARISTCSSYFQAERANGTLKLSWLKDGNNNEMEVEQDAEVQNGEEAEAKFIDHENGDDYWPKNGRRRLAKRFVYYALFFTGMYGEPFTFSWERNYNYWYNLMYDSSVITNPIICLSPRMHEQ, from the exons ATGTCTCCTCCACAAGAACTAGTAGAAGAAAATGAAGATGTGAGTAACTGGAGCTTCATGCAAATGCTCAACAACTCTTCTTCCTACCAAAAAAATCGATCTGATACAAAGGAGGAAGTCTACATTCACCTTTCGACGAAGCTATCTTCTTCTTCTATTATGAACACAGGAAGCTTGGAGATGTGCACAGAGATATTAGGAAGCGAGACGGGTAGCATTTATATCAGTGAAAGCAATATGGATGAGTTCATTTCTGACATTTCTCGTGGTGTTCAACGATCAAAATGTCGAGAATTCAAGAAAAGAATCAAAAGGACAGTGACTTTTCCACCTCCTCTAACTTCAATCAGTGGAATGGACAGGGTTCAAGTAAGATCTTATCGTGAAGGCGAGCGCTTAGTTTTAAGGGCTGCAAGGATAAGTACTTGCAGCTCTTATTTTCAAGCTGAGCGTGCTAACGGCACGCTCAAACTTTCTTGGTTAAAAGATGGTAATAATAATGAAATGGAAGTTGAACAAGATGCTGAAGTTCAAAATGGTGAAGAAGCTGAAGCCAAATTCATTGACCATGAAAATGGTGATGATTATTGGCCAAAGAACGGTAGAAGAAGATTAGCCAAGAGAT ttgTTTATTATGCTTTATTCTTCACTGGAATGTATGGAGAACCTTTCACCTTTTCATGGGAGAGGAATTACAACTATTGGTACAACTTGATGTATGACTCATCAGTCATCACCAATCCAATAATTTGCTTGTCTCCTCGCATGCATGAGCAATGA
- the LOC104101796 gene encoding uncharacterized protein, with product MGKSIELANILQKRKVNIECVQETRWVEMKTRDADGYRLWYSGVRKGKNRVGILVDRDLRESVVEVRLVSDRLMTIKLVVGECTINIVSAYAPQLGLDEEVKRRFWEELDEIVRGIPPAERLFIGRDFNGHIGSTADGYGEVHGGFGYGDKNGGGTSQLDFAKAFELVIANSSFSKREEHLVTFQSAMAKTQIDYLLPRRCDRGLYKDCKVIPCETLTTQHKLLVMDVGIKIKRKKKFVRGRPRIRWGALTKDKD from the coding sequence AtgggtaagtctatagagttggcGAATATTCTCCAGAAGAGGAAGGTCAATATAGAGTGTGTCcaggagactaggtgggtagAAATGAAGACGAGGGACGCGGACGGGTATAGATTGTGGTACTCTGGAGTCAGGAAAGGTAAGAATAGAGTGGGAATTTTGGTGGATAGGGATCTTAGAGAGTCTGTGGTGGAGGTTAGGCTGGTGAGTGATAGATTAATGACTATTAAGTTagtggttggagagtgcaccaTAAATATCGTTAGTGCTTACGCGCCGCAATTGGGCTTGGATGAAGAGGTTAAAAGACGATTTTGGGAGGAGTTGGATGAGATTGTACGTGGTATTCCACCTGCTGAGAGGCTATTTATAGGAAGGGATTTCAATGGTCATATTGGGTCGACTGCTGATGGCTATGGAGAGGTGCATGGCGGATTTGGCTATGGGGATAAGAACGGAGGAGGTACTTCGCAGTTGGATTTCGCTAAGGCTTTTGAgctggtgattgcgaactctagttTTTCAAAGAGGGAGGAGCATTTGGTTACTTTCCAAAGTGCGATggcgaagactcagattgactatctcctccccAGGAGGTGTGATAGAGGGTTGTACAAGGATTGCAAGGTTATTCCGTGTGAGACCCTCACGACGCAGCATaagctcttggtgatggacgtcgGTATCAAgataaagaggaagaagaagttTGTACGAGGACGACCGaggatcaggtggggagccttgactAAGGATAAAGACTAG